The proteins below are encoded in one region of Mycobacterium shinjukuense:
- the typA gene encoding translational GTPase TypA: protein MPFRNVAIVAHVDHGKTTLVDAMLRQSGALPARGEPQERVLDTGDLEREKGITILAKNTAVHRHHGDGTVTVINVIDTPGHADFGGEVERGLSMVDGVLLLVDAAEGPLPQTRFVLRKALAARLPVILVVNKTDRPDARIAEVVEASHDLLLDVAADLDDAAAKAAEHALGLPTLYASGRAGVASTTPPPDGRVPNGTNLDPLFDVLEAHVPPPNGDPDAPLQALVTNLDASTFLGRLALIRIYNGRIRKGQQVAWLREAGVATARITELLATEGVERKPTDEAVAGDIVAVAGLPDIMIGDTLADLANPVALPRIIVDEPAISVTIGTNTSPLAGKVGGHKLTARLVRNRLDAELVGNVSIRVIDIGRPDAWEVQGRGELALAVLVEQMRREGFELTVGKPQVVTKTIDGKLHEPFEAMTVDCPEEYVGAVTQLMAGRKGRMVEMANHTTGWVRMDFVVPSRGLIGWRTDFLTETRGTGVAHAVFDGYRPWAGEIRARRSGSLVSDRSGTITAFALLQLADRGQFFVEPGQDTYQGMVVGINPRPDDLDINVTREKKLTNMRSSTADVIETLAKPLELDLERALEFCAPDECVEVTPEIVRVRKVELDVTARARGRARTKARG from the coding sequence GTGCCATTCCGCAACGTCGCCATCGTCGCGCACGTCGACCACGGCAAGACCACCCTGGTCGACGCGATGCTGCGGCAGTCGGGAGCGCTACCGGCACGTGGCGAACCGCAGGAACGCGTGCTGGACACCGGCGACCTGGAGCGCGAAAAAGGCATCACCATCTTGGCCAAGAACACCGCCGTGCACCGTCATCACGGCGACGGAACCGTCACCGTCATCAACGTGATTGACACCCCCGGGCACGCCGACTTCGGCGGCGAGGTGGAGCGCGGGCTGTCCATGGTCGACGGGGTGCTGCTGCTGGTCGACGCCGCCGAGGGCCCGCTGCCGCAGACCCGGTTCGTGCTGCGCAAGGCGCTGGCCGCCCGGCTGCCGGTGATCCTGGTGGTCAACAAGACCGATCGCCCTGACGCCCGCATCGCCGAGGTGGTGGAGGCCAGCCACGACCTGCTGCTCGACGTCGCCGCGGACCTCGACGACGCGGCCGCGAAGGCCGCCGAGCATGCGCTGGGCCTGCCGACGCTGTACGCATCCGGGCGCGCCGGTGTCGCGAGCACCACGCCGCCACCCGATGGCCGGGTTCCCAACGGCACCAACCTGGATCCGCTGTTCGATGTCCTCGAAGCGCACGTCCCGCCGCCCAACGGCGACCCGGACGCGCCGTTGCAGGCGCTGGTCACCAACCTGGACGCGTCGACCTTTCTGGGCCGGCTGGCGTTGATCCGCATCTACAACGGGCGCATCCGCAAGGGTCAGCAGGTCGCCTGGTTACGGGAAGCGGGTGTGGCGACCGCCAGGATCACCGAGTTGCTGGCCACCGAAGGCGTGGAACGCAAACCAACCGACGAAGCCGTCGCCGGCGATATCGTCGCCGTGGCCGGCCTGCCGGACATCATGATCGGCGACACCCTGGCGGATCTTGCCAATCCTGTTGCGCTGCCCAGGATTATCGTGGACGAGCCGGCGATATCGGTCACCATCGGCACCAACACGTCCCCGTTGGCCGGCAAGGTGGGTGGCCACAAGCTCACCGCGCGCCTGGTGCGCAACCGGTTGGACGCCGAGCTGGTGGGCAACGTGTCGATCCGGGTGATCGACATCGGCCGCCCGGACGCGTGGGAGGTGCAGGGCCGTGGCGAGCTGGCGCTGGCCGTGCTGGTCGAGCAGATGCGTCGGGAGGGCTTCGAATTGACCGTCGGCAAGCCGCAGGTGGTGACCAAGACCATCGACGGCAAGCTGCATGAGCCGTTCGAGGCGATGACCGTCGACTGCCCGGAGGAGTATGTCGGGGCGGTCACCCAGCTGATGGCCGGCCGCAAGGGCCGCATGGTGGAGATGGCCAACCACACCACGGGCTGGGTGCGAATGGACTTCGTGGTTCCCAGCCGCGGCCTGATCGGCTGGCGCACCGACTTCCTCACCGAGACCCGCGGCACCGGCGTCGCGCATGCGGTGTTCGACGGCTACCGACCGTGGGCAGGCGAGATTCGGGCCCGGCGCAGCGGGTCGCTGGTATCGGACCGGTCCGGCACCATCACCGCGTTCGCCCTGCTGCAGCTCGCCGATCGGGGTCAGTTCTTCGTCGAGCCCGGGCAGGACACCTACCAGGGCATGGTGGTCGGGATCAACCCGCGCCCCGACGATCTCGACATCAACGTCACCCGCGAGAAGAAGCTGACCAACATGCGATCGTCGACCGCCGATGTCATCGAGACACTGGCCAAGCCGCTGGAACTCGACCTGGAACGGGCCTTGGAGTTCTGTGCCCCCGACGAATGCGTCGAGGTGACCCCCGAGATCGTGCGGGTGCGCAAGGTCGAACTAGACGTGACCGCGCGGGCCCGCGGCCGGGCCCGCACCAAGGCCCGGGGATAG
- a CDS encoding ABC transporter family substrate-binding protein: MGVPSPVRRVCRTVGALVALLGVVLSACTVSPPPAPQSTDTPHTTPPPPPHPTQIIMAIDSIGAGFNPHLLSDLSPVNAAISALVLPSAFRPVPDPSSPTGSRWEMDPTLLVSAEVTSENPFTVTYKIRPEAQWTDNAPIAADDFWYLWRQMVSQPGVVDPAGYDLITGVQSLEGGKQAVVTFAEPYPAWRELFNNILPAHIVKDAPGGFAAGLARALPVTGGQFRVENIDPQRDEILIARNDRYWGPPAKPGLIQFRRAGAPAALADSVRNGDTQVAQVHGGSAAFAQLSAIPDVRTARIVTPRVMSLTLRANLPKLADGQVRKAILGLLDVDLLAAVGAGSDNTVTLDQAQIRSPSDPGYVPTAPPAMSTAAALGLLSAAGFQIETNTSASPAPPGPGSATTPVSTGPPEVIRGRISKDGKQLSLVIGVAANDPTSVAVANTAADQLRNVGIAASVLALDPVTLYRDAVNDNRVDAIVGWHQAGGNLATLLASRFGCPALQATALSAGAPATTPAGPAATTPPATPDTAMPTPATPSRPPEPGALVKAPSNLTGICDRSIQSNIDAALNGTKNINDVITAVEPRLWNMSTVLPILQDTTIVAAGPSVQNVSLSGAVPVGIVGDAGQWVKTGQ, encoded by the coding sequence ATGGGCGTGCCGAGCCCAGTCCGCCGCGTCTGCAGGACGGTTGGCGCGCTGGTCGCACTGCTGGGTGTGGTGTTGTCGGCGTGCACGGTCAGCCCGCCGCCGGCGCCGCAAAGCACCGACACGCCGCACACCACGCCACCACCGCCGCCGCACCCCACGCAGATCATCATGGCCATCGACTCGATCGGCGCGGGGTTCAACCCGCATCTGCTGTCCGACCTGTCGCCGGTCAACGCCGCGATCAGCGCGCTGGTGTTGCCCAGCGCGTTTCGGCCGGTGCCCGATCCCAGTTCGCCGACCGGTTCGCGCTGGGAAATGGACCCGACACTGTTGGTGTCGGCCGAGGTGACCAGTGAAAACCCGTTCACCGTGACGTACAAGATCCGGCCCGAGGCGCAGTGGACCGACAACGCGCCGATCGCCGCCGACGACTTCTGGTACCTGTGGCGGCAGATGGTCAGCCAGCCGGGGGTGGTCGATCCGGCCGGCTACGACCTGATCACCGGTGTCCAGTCACTCGAGGGCGGCAAGCAGGCCGTGGTCACCTTCGCCGAGCCGTATCCGGCGTGGCGGGAGTTGTTCAACAACATCCTGCCGGCCCACATCGTCAAGGATGCGCCCGGCGGCTTCGCGGCCGGGCTGGCCCGGGCGCTGCCGGTCACCGGTGGACAGTTCCGGGTGGAAAACATCGACCCGCAGCGCGACGAGATCCTGATCGCCCGCAATGACCGCTACTGGGGGCCGCCCGCCAAACCCGGCCTCATTCAGTTCCGCCGGGCTGGGGCGCCGGCCGCGCTGGCCGATTCGGTGCGCAACGGCGACACCCAGGTGGCCCAGGTGCACGGCGGGTCGGCGGCGTTCGCTCAACTGTCCGCCATCCCCGACGTGCGAACCGCCCGGATCGTGACCCCGCGGGTCATGTCGCTCACGCTGCGCGCAAACCTGCCCAAGCTGGCCGACGGGCAGGTCCGCAAGGCGATATTGGGGTTGCTCGACGTCGACCTGCTCGCCGCCGTGGGCGCCGGCAGCGACAACACCGTCACCTTGGACCAGGCGCAGATCCGTTCACCCAGCGACCCGGGGTATGTGCCGACCGCGCCGCCGGCGATGAGCACGGCGGCGGCGCTGGGGCTGTTGTCGGCCGCCGGATTCCAGATCGAAACCAACACGTCGGCTTCGCCGGCGCCGCCGGGCCCCGGTTCCGCGACCACTCCGGTGAGCACCGGGCCACCGGAAGTCATCCGCGGCCGGATCAGCAAGGACGGCAAACAGCTGTCGCTGGTGATCGGCGTGGCGGCCAACGATCCGACCTCGGTGGCAGTGGCCAACACCGCCGCCGACCAGCTGCGCAACGTCGGGATCGCGGCGAGCGTGCTGGCGCTGGACCCGGTGACGCTGTATCGGGACGCGGTGAACGACAACCGAGTGGACGCCATCGTGGGCTGGCATCAGGCCGGCGGGAATCTGGCGACGTTGTTGGCGTCGCGGTTCGGCTGTCCCGCGTTGCAGGCGACGGCCCTCTCGGCGGGTGCGCCGGCGACGACCCCCGCGGGGCCCGCCGCGACGACGCCGCCCGCGACCCCGGACACCGCTATGCCGACGCCGGCCACCCCGAGCCGCCCACCCGAGCCCGGCGCGCTGGTGAAAGCGCCGTCGAATCTCACCGGAATCTGCGATCGCAGTATCCAGTCGAACATCGATGCCGCGCTCAACGGCACCAAGAACATCAACGACGTGATCACCGCGGTCGAACCGCGGCTGTGGAACATGTCCACGGTGTTGCCGATTTTGCAGGACACCACGATCGTCGCGGCCGGCCCGAGCGTGCAGAACGTCAGCCTGTCCGGTGCGGTGCCGGTCGGCATCGTCGGCGACGCCGGCCAGTGGGTCAAAACCGGGCAATAA